A region of Zeugodacus cucurbitae isolate PBARC_wt_2022May chromosome 5, idZeuCucr1.2, whole genome shotgun sequence DNA encodes the following proteins:
- the LOC105210619 gene encoding general transcriptional corepressor trfA, producing MALRLRRDVQKASYYVWFLGAEEAKGLRGTRVINSVLPYLIDRSRGQEPLKVTLQVSHKGIKILQGSSKHFIPHSAITSSVQTDDIVACVLLLYNPATKCPLHVHAYRCDSESTAEALHQQLQILINRPDNQKRFEELETRLGILPPLPTSGGSSNSSNGKSAAHMSSNGHSNEHSNSSKSKHYLSQQQQSQLLHQQQQQHQRRHDSSPKRFSSSLGSDTGNSTRESECSEEHSGGSPVSRSPPVTATTKPLPLPQPTSELFDSLAAELRAKLNGNGPPLLLPPRDYDTVHRSKGNLTAIELRRCRNALIVGGATPNETAVPVGGKQVSSRGSSGIGSDLAPSPERQDLNSSSEDEQWSNEADNSVIALKPSQIAMERSPPIIPHHPQLNRKSAVQPPEDSYLRDLPAKPYTPRQSAHREKIAGPPHERDSRSKTPSTASWSREDEIKPIIMRPADYDAKFNRVMQAETKQEYYRRADGGGGGGGGGVSSNRERDREREHPKLRDSDKYNEINRLLNKKLSLERETPDQRLAKHKLDDAEEFNDSDPASDHMPVHPSSNYRKENLTDKQKFIEYAAKKQSKSYAVDEAQRYGGRHRYVDPADLPFEQTTSHNKYAAAHRSTHSPERSDLGHSRSDLGHTRSSEHDRDREREPERLREREREREKERERERERERDRDHERKEYSRSNQRNPYREPESLPYIQSMEKMMKSSAMRYKAFDGAVDPTAVAPPKEELHTKLSSQHSKSSYTKRVNDEVRPIEYAHSNGRSDVTPKDRFKDAKDKFRAMERTGSRYDLAEDKDISDYRPRNRGSVERADNGRPYADWSDEERLDDSPPPPPVAARSRSRSRGQLWEESNLPPREMIPPREHHLREHGRERAFQEYAPDMRATREASGKRLDAHRVMRERSNDMTDGRDPYRDAYRYEQRAVRDHSRDTPHVRDERERERHREPLRREYSPDVRAAGAPEHRANRRQPEKHTDYYPPATPPPPTTGAPIPNPKGISNLTKGYRHSYAEPVFARAGGRVGLAAVNPY from the exons atggcaCTACGCCTGCGACGTGATGTACAAAAGGCATCCTATTATGTTTGGTTTCTGGGCGCCGAGGAGGCGAAAGGTTTGCGCGGTACACGCGTCATCAACTCAGTGCTGCCGTATCTGATTGATCGGTCACGCGGCCAAGAGCCACTCAAGGTGACGCTGCAGGTCTCCCACAAGGGTATCAAAATATTGCAG GGCTCCTCAAAACATTTCATACCACACAGTGCCATAACCAGTTCCGTGCAAACAGATGATATCGTTGCATGCGTTTTGTTGCTATATAATCCGGCAACAAAATGTCCACTGCACGTACACGCCTACCGTTGCGATTCCGAGTCCACAGCCGAGGCGTTGCATCAACAGCTCCAAATACTAATCAATCGGCCAGATAATCAAAAACGCTTTGAGGAATTGGAAACACG TTTGGGCATTTTACCGCCATTGCCCACGTccggcggcagcagcaacagcagcaatggTAAATCTGCAGCCCACATGTCTAGCAATGGTCACAGCAATGaacacagcaacagcagcaagtcCAAACATTACTtgtcacaacaacagcaatcacaACTGCtacatcagcaacagcaacaacatcagcgCCGCCACGACTCGTCACCCAAACGATTTAGTTCGTCGCTGGGCAGCGATACTGGCAACAGCACACGCGAATCTGAATGCAGCGAAGAGCACAGCGGCGGCTCGCCCGTTTCACGTTCACCGCCAGTCACGGCGACCACAAAACCACTGCCACTGCCTCAGCCCACTAGCGAGCTATTCGATTCCTTAGCCGCGGAGCTGCGTGCCAAATTGAATGGTAACGGACCGCCTTTGTTACTGCCGCCACGTGACTACGATACCGTACATCGTTCCAAGGGTAATTTGACAGCCATCGAGCTGCGTCGCTGCCGGAATGCATTGATTGTGGGCGGCGCCACACCCAATGAGACAGCAGTGCCGGTCGGTGGCAAGCAAGTCTCATCACGCGGCTCATCGGGTATCGGTTCGGATTTGGCACCGAGTCCAGAGCGACAGGATTTGAACAGTTCGAGTG AGGATGAGCAGTGGTCTAACGAAGCGGATAACTCAGTCATTGCACTCAAACCGTCACAGATCGCTATGGAACGTTCACCGCCTATAATTCCCCATCATCCACAGTTGAATCGTAAGAGCGCCGTTCAACCACCAGAAGACAGTTATTTGCGCGATTTACCCGCAAAGCCGTATACACCGCGCCAAAGCGCGCATCGTGAGAAAATCGCTGGCCCCCCACATGAGCGCGATTCACGTTCGAAAACCCCTTCGACCGCAAGCTGGTCGCGAGAGGATGAAATTAAGCCGATTATAATGCGTCCAGCTGATTACGATGCGAAATTTAATCGCGTCATGCAGGCCGAAACCAAACAGGAATATTATCGTCGCGCCGATGGTGGCGGTGGAGGTGGCGGAGGTGGTGTTAGTAGCAACCGAGAACGCGATCGTGAACGCGAGCATCCAAAACTACGCGACTCTGATAAGTATAATGAAATCAATCGTTTGTtgaacaaaaaactttcattgGAACGCGAAACGCCCGATCAACGTTTAGCTAAACACAAACTCGATGATGCTGAGGAGTTTAACGACTCGGATCCAGCTAGCGATCATATGCCCGTGCATCCGTCCTCAAATTATCGCAAAGAAAATTTAACAGATAAACAGAAATTCATCGAATATGCTGCAAAGAAGCAGTCCAAGTCATATGCTGTCGACGAAGCACAGCGCTATGGCGGTCGTCATCGTTATGTCGATCCAGCCGATCTGCCTTTTGAACAAACCACAAGCCATAATAAATATGCGGCAGCTCATCGTAGTACACACTCGCCAGAGCGTTCGGATTTGGGACACTCGCGTTCAGATTTGGGACATACGCGCAGTAGTGAGCACGATCGCGATCGCGAGCGAGAGCCAGAACGTTTGCGCGAACGCGAACGTGAACGTGAAAAGGAGCGTGAACGTGAACGCGAGCGAGAACGAGACCGTGATCATGAGCGCAAAGAATATTCGCGCAGCAATCAGCGCAATCCATACCGCGAACCCGAAAGCCTACCCTACATACAGAGTATGGAGAAGATGATGAAATCATCCGCAATGCGTTACAAGGCATTTGATGGTGCAGTCGACCCGACGGCAGTAGCACCACCGAAGGAAGAGCTACACACAAAACTCAGTTCACAGCACAGCAAATCGTCATATACAAAGCGGGTCAACGATGAAGTGCGACCCATAGAATATGCTCACTCAAATGGACGATCCGATGTCACACCCAAGGATCGCTTCAAGGATGCCAAGGACAAATTCCGCGCCATGGAACGTACCGGTAGTCGATATGATCTTGCCGAAGATAAAGATATCAGCGATTACAGGCCACGAAATCGCGGTTCCGTTGAGCGCGCAGATAACGGACGTCCATACGCTGACTGGAGTGATGAAGAGCGCCTCGATGactcaccaccaccaccgccagtCGCAGCACGTTCGCGCTCACGATCACGCGGCCAACTCTGGGAGGAGAGTAACTTGCCACCTCGCGAAATGATACCGCCACGTGAACATCATTTGCGTGAGCATGGCCGAGAGCGTGCATTCCAGGAATATGCGCCAGACATGCGTGCAACACGTGAAGCGTCAGGCAAACGACTCGACGCCCATCGCGTAATGCGTGAACGCTCCAACGACATGACAGATGGTCGCGATCCCTACCGTGATGCCTATCGTTATGAACAGCGCGCTGTGCGCGATCACTCGCGAGATACGCCACATGTACGCGACGAACGCGAACGCGAGCGACATCGCGAACCGCTAAGACGTGAGTACTCGCCCGATGTGCGCGCAGCAGGTGCGCCGGAACATCGCGCAAATCGCCGACAACCCGAAAAACATACAGATTATTATCCTCCAGCCACACCGCCACCACCCACAACCGGTGCGCCGATACCGAATCCAAAAGGTATATCCAATCTTACGAAGGGCTACCGTCACAGCTATGCGGAGCCGGTATTTGCACGCGCCGGTGGTCGTGTTGGCTTGGCGGCCGTTAACCCATACTGA